One window from the genome of Ancylothrix sp. D3o encodes:
- a CDS encoding DUF3038 domain-containing protein has protein sequence MNSPVTLMQSNSSPHRSTPFILDSLPNLPFSDDGAPRRTRMQIDLMLLAIEALNLRGSEDILAAAKELELDDIIKNRVTLWRMRSTNPLRRFSQRRPLTLEEAKALVLIGCHLTKRLTVPIRQLLMDYQQLRQKQLPLDHHLRLSDYLERFRVHFRSRMNPRRTAVLAYKTDEKLNELALELLAKLLFCTGTSGMQRFWISLFDGEVL, from the coding sequence ATGAACAGTCCCGTAACCCTAATGCAATCCAATAGTTCGCCACACCGGTCAACCCCGTTTATTTTAGACAGTTTGCCGAACCTGCCCTTCTCAGATGACGGTGCACCCCGCCGTACCCGAATGCAAATTGACCTGATGTTATTGGCAATTGAAGCCCTCAACCTCAGAGGTTCCGAAGATATTCTGGCAGCGGCAAAAGAACTTGAACTCGACGATATTATCAAAAACCGCGTCACCCTGTGGCGGATGCGGAGCACTAACCCCCTGCGCCGGTTTAGTCAACGCCGGCCCCTCACCCTCGAAGAAGCCAAAGCCCTCGTCCTCATCGGTTGTCATTTAACCAAGCGGCTTACCGTTCCTATCCGTCAGCTTTTGATGGACTATCAACAACTACGCCAAAAACAACTCCCCCTAGACCATCATCTGCGCTTATCAGACTATCTCGAACGCTTTCGAGTCCATTTTCGCTCTCGGATGAACCCCCGCCGTACCGCAGTGCTGGCCTACAAAACCGATGAAAAATTAAACGAATTAGCCCTAGAATTACTAGCAAAATTACTTTTCTGCACCGGCACGTCTGGAATGCAGCGTTTCTGGATCAGTCTGTTTGACGGTGAGGTGCTATGA
- a CDS encoding HEAT repeat domain-containing protein, translating to MDSQTKRKLLLAPKLALLCLSTVLMGFPNIQTEALQPDFEILSHIEKFNTNNPRERLEAVKALKNIGVAAIPALTVALQDDAPAVRGGAAFALGSMGIQAEIAIPNLLEALADSNEQVRMDAAVALRRIGEPAVISLAEALKNQNVEVRRGAAFALAGVAQAGTPAISNLMVALGDDDEQIRLNAAVALRSIGGPAVPQLQAALQNSSLPVRSAAAFALGKTTLPVTVPSLKETLQNQSSTTRLMAANVLEKMNPEGGIIARNAPGGSKPTPTPTTNPCQPSPQPSPSPSPRPSGPQPNSKSVPNVWPQQTPQNVNPNVSPNGSNLRPNVCNLMPNINPSNTRPAFPR from the coding sequence ATGGATAGCCAAACTAAACGAAAACTTTTATTAGCCCCAAAACTTGCATTGCTGTGTTTATCCACAGTTTTGATGGGGTTTCCAAACATTCAAACCGAAGCATTACAGCCCGATTTTGAGATTCTTTCCCATATCGAAAAATTTAATACAAATAACCCCCGCGAACGTTTGGAAGCTGTCAAAGCTTTAAAAAATATTGGCGTGGCGGCTATCCCCGCACTCACCGTTGCTTTGCAAGATGACGCGCCTGCGGTACGCGGGGGAGCAGCCTTTGCTTTAGGTTCAATGGGTATTCAAGCGGAAATAGCTATACCTAACCTCCTAGAAGCCTTGGCAGATAGTAATGAACAAGTGCGGATGGATGCGGCTGTTGCGTTGCGGCGAATTGGTGAACCGGCAGTTATATCTTTAGCTGAAGCGTTGAAAAATCAAAATGTTGAGGTGCGACGTGGTGCAGCCTTTGCCTTAGCAGGAGTAGCGCAAGCAGGAACACCAGCCATTTCTAATTTAATGGTGGCGCTGGGGGATGACGATGAACAAATCCGGTTAAATGCTGCGGTTGCGCTGCGCTCAATTGGGGGGCCGGCAGTTCCCCAACTTCAAGCCGCCTTGCAGAATTCTAGTTTGCCGGTGCGATCTGCGGCGGCATTTGCATTAGGAAAAACCACTCTGCCGGTAACAGTTCCAAGCTTAAAAGAAACGCTGCAAAATCAATCCTCAACTACCCGTTTAATGGCTGCAAATGTGTTAGAAAAAATGAATCCTGAAGGGGGAATAATTGCTCGTAATGCGCCGGGGGGTTCCAAACCTACTCCCACACCAACAACTAACCCTTGTCAGCCCTCACCCCAACCCTCTCCCTCCCCTTCTCCTCGCCCTAGTGGCCCACAGCCCAATAGCAAATCTGTGCCGAATGTTTGGCCGCAACAAACACCCCAAAATGTGAATCCAAATGTTTCACCAAACGGGTCTAATTTGCGTCCTAATGTTTGCAATTTAATGCCAAATATAAACCCTTCCAATACCAGGCCGGCTTTCCCTCGTTAA
- a CDS encoding ABC transporter permease — translation MANLDFRLNKDAVRGLLASEMFLYVLKRLFQALITLFLASILCFFIIQLAPGDYLDTLRQNPKISPETLELFRRNFGLDKSWPEQYWRWLWRILSSGDFGQSFATQRSVSSLLAERIPATLLLAISSLILTWAIAIPLGILAAVQQNKTVDRVLQVLSYAGQGFPSFITALLLLFFAQNTSPLFPVGGMKSINYNDMTFLGKILDVGWHMILPTIALSITSFAGLQRITRGQLLDVLRQDYIRTARAKGLPENRVIYVHALRNAVNPLITLLGFEFAGLLGGAFIAEFFFNWPGLGRLILQAVTAQDLYLVMASLMMGALMLIVGNLLADLLLKVADPRIKLEDLK, via the coding sequence ATGGCGAATTTAGATTTTAGGTTAAATAAAGATGCTGTTCGCGGGCTGCTTGCTAGTGAGATGTTTCTCTATGTGCTGAAGCGGCTTTTTCAGGCTTTGATTACGCTATTTTTGGCTTCTATTCTTTGCTTTTTTATTATTCAGTTGGCGCCGGGGGATTATTTGGATACGTTGCGCCAAAATCCAAAGATTTCTCCTGAAACGTTGGAGTTATTTAGGCGGAATTTTGGTTTAGATAAGTCTTGGCCTGAGCAATATTGGCGCTGGCTTTGGCGTATTCTTAGCAGTGGGGATTTTGGTCAAAGTTTTGCAACGCAGCGTTCTGTTTCTTCTCTTTTGGCGGAACGAATTCCGGCGACTTTGTTGTTGGCTATTTCTTCGTTGATTCTAACTTGGGCGATTGCAATTCCGCTGGGAATTTTGGCGGCGGTTCAACAAAATAAAACGGTGGATCGGGTGTTGCAGGTTTTAAGTTATGCCGGCCAGGGTTTCCCTAGTTTTATTACGGCGTTGTTGTTGTTATTTTTTGCTCAAAATACGTCGCCTCTTTTTCCGGTTGGGGGGATGAAGAGTATTAATTATAATGATATGACGTTTTTGGGTAAGATTTTAGATGTGGGTTGGCACATGATTTTACCAACTATTGCGTTAAGTATTACGAGTTTTGCTGGGTTGCAACGTATTACGCGGGGTCAGTTGTTGGATGTGTTGCGCCAAGATTATATTCGCACGGCTAGGGCGAAAGGTTTGCCAGAAAATCGGGTGATTTATGTTCATGCTTTGCGGAATGCTGTTAACCCGTTAATTACGTTGTTGGGGTTTGAGTTTGCGGGGTTGTTGGGGGGTGCTTTTATTGCGGAGTTTTTCTTTAATTGGCCTGGTTTGGGCCGGCTTATTTTGCAGGCGGTGACGGCGCAGGATTTGTATTTAGTGATGGCGAGTTTGATGATGGGTGCGTTAATGTTAATTGTGGGTAATTTGTTGGCGGATTTGTTGTTAAAGGTTGCTGATCCGCGTATTAAGTTGGAAGATTTGAAGTAA
- a CDS encoding tetratricopeptide repeat protein has product MPAPQIGCCFLRGFMELREAFVEGLVLFHSGFLREAVECFEGVLVGGFEDGEVWRCLVMGYYFLGEFEEALDWVYRWLEADNKSAVARYCLGLVLEKLGYFEEAILSYREAIFFEPQWVDFYNCLASLLLSAGNFDAALSVCQEAIAILSNSTIYLILGNVFLAQQQLDEAISAYYSALEIQPRNPEIVSSLGVAFQAKGDGVLGCFYLGYAAYRQQDYESAIVYFKKFLESQQGDFEFYLALADCYQKLNAVEPAILIYQEALELFLSQVEIYLSFMLALQSFGRVDEAIKVANKGINLLANSLSLQVESLRLLPVIYQTPAEIDFYRNRFAAELNRLINQTPFSTPETCKNALVALGYNTNFYLQYQGKNDLELQKKYGEFVCKVMAINYPEWVKPRFISSRKNRKIRVGYVSACFQWHTVGIVFLGWLQNCNRNDFEIFGYSLDNVEDNLNQLYRLFCDYFYEIPHNLEALSQQILADELDILVFLDVGMYAPMTQIAGLRLAPIQCAAWGHPVTTGLPTIDYFISAELMEPANAESHYSEKLIRLPNIGIYYKKPQIPTVSKNREYFGLKDEAVVYVCCQSLFKYLPQYDYIFAEIARQVSNAKFVFVSHESLEITALFRRRLEGAFAKLGLNFEDFCVILPRLNKLDYWNLLLVSDVFLDSFDFTGFLTTLEAISCDLPVVTRRGEFMRGCQSAGILQRISLTETLAETEEDYVNIAVNLGLNAGSRQQFRNKIRQQKIALYDDKTCVDALEAFYCQVVENKNK; this is encoded by the coding sequence ATGCCTGCCCCACAGATAGGTTGTTGTTTTTTGCGGGGGTTTATGGAGTTGAGGGAGGCTTTTGTTGAGGGGTTGGTTTTGTTTCATTCTGGTTTTTTGCGGGAGGCTGTTGAGTGTTTTGAGGGTGTTTTGGTTGGTGGTTTTGAGGATGGGGAGGTTTGGCGATGTTTGGTGATGGGGTATTATTTTTTGGGGGAGTTTGAGGAGGCTTTGGATTGGGTTTATCGGTGGTTAGAGGCGGATAATAAAAGTGCGGTTGCTCGTTATTGTTTGGGTTTGGTTTTGGAAAAATTAGGCTATTTTGAGGAGGCTATTTTAAGTTATCGGGAGGCTATTTTTTTTGAGCCGCAATGGGTGGATTTTTATAATTGTTTGGCGAGTTTGTTGTTGAGTGCCGGCAATTTTGATGCGGCTTTATCTGTTTGTCAGGAAGCTATTGCGATTTTATCTAATTCTACAATTTATCTGATTTTAGGAAATGTTTTTTTAGCACAGCAACAGCTAGATGAGGCGATTTCTGCTTATTATTCGGCTTTGGAAATTCAACCGCGCAACCCAGAAATTGTTAGCAGTTTGGGGGTGGCTTTTCAGGCAAAAGGTGATGGGGTTTTAGGTTGTTTTTATTTGGGTTACGCTGCTTACCGTCAGCAAGATTACGAATCGGCTATTGTTTATTTTAAAAAGTTTCTGGAATCTCAGCAAGGCGATTTTGAGTTTTATCTGGCTTTGGCTGATTGTTATCAAAAATTAAATGCTGTTGAACCGGCAATTTTAATTTACCAAGAAGCGCTTGAGTTATTCTTATCTCAGGTTGAGATTTATTTGTCTTTCATGTTGGCGTTGCAAAGTTTTGGCAGAGTTGATGAGGCGATTAAGGTGGCTAATAAGGGTATAAATTTATTAGCAAATAGCTTGTCTTTGCAGGTGGAGTCTCTGCGGTTGTTGCCGGTTATTTATCAAACACCGGCAGAGATTGATTTCTACAGAAATCGCTTTGCCGCCGAGTTAAACCGGCTTATTAATCAAACGCCTTTTTCTACTCCAGAAACCTGCAAAAATGCTCTTGTAGCGCTGGGATATAACACTAATTTTTATTTACAGTATCAGGGAAAAAATGATTTAGAGTTACAGAAAAAATATGGCGAGTTTGTTTGTAAGGTGATGGCGATAAATTATCCCGAATGGGTGAAACCTCGCTTTATTTCTTCACGGAAAAACAGAAAAATTCGGGTGGGGTATGTTTCAGCTTGTTTTCAATGGCATACGGTGGGAATTGTGTTTTTGGGTTGGCTGCAAAATTGTAACCGAAATGATTTTGAAATTTTCGGTTATTCTCTGGATAATGTAGAGGATAATCTCAATCAACTTTACCGGCTTTTTTGCGATTATTTCTACGAAATACCTCATAATTTAGAGGCGCTTTCTCAGCAAATTTTGGCGGATGAGTTAGATATTTTGGTGTTTTTGGATGTGGGAATGTATGCGCCTATGACACAAATTGCGGGGTTACGACTTGCGCCAATTCAATGTGCAGCGTGGGGACATCCGGTAACTACTGGTTTACCTACAATTGATTATTTTATTTCGGCGGAGTTGATGGAACCGGCAAATGCTGAAAGCCATTATTCAGAAAAATTAATTCGTTTGCCGAATATCGGTATTTACTATAAAAAACCGCAAATTCCAACCGTGAGTAAAAATCGAGAATATTTTGGATTGAAAGATGAAGCGGTGGTTTATGTTTGTTGTCAATCACTGTTTAAATATCTGCCTCAATATGATTATATTTTTGCGGAAATTGCGCGTCAGGTAAGCAATGCTAAGTTTGTTTTTGTTTCTCACGAAAGTTTGGAAATTACGGCTTTGTTTCGCCGGCGTCTGGAAGGTGCTTTTGCCAAGTTGGGTTTAAATTTTGAGGATTTTTGTGTGATTTTACCGCGTTTGAATAAGCTTGATTATTGGAATTTACTTTTGGTTTCAGATGTGTTTCTTGATAGTTTTGATTTCACCGGCTTTCTGACGACTTTAGAGGCAATTTCTTGTGATTTGCCGGTTGTTACTCGCAGGGGAGAGTTTATGCGGGGTTGTCAGTCGGCGGGAATTCTTCAACGTATTTCGCTTACGGAAACTCTGGCGGAAACTGAGGAGGATTATGTTAATATTGCTGTTAATCTGGGTTTGAATGCTGGAAGTAGACAACAGTTCCGAAACAAAATTAGGCAGCAAAAAATTGCTCTTTATGATGATAAAACCTGTGTCGATGCGCTTGAGGCTTTTTACTGTCAGGTGGTAGAAAATAAAAATAAGTGA
- a CDS encoding DUF4335 domain-containing protein: protein MTIQRQYSLPNCTLFLEGLSDAPAPNPTEFRPLMSMLINAECRFAGVSQSLSGGREFFEGLVKAVSTYAQQFLSGVPHLDKSNNLPAPVELRPSSGNLHRLIVRPTDKVGSGSPIELDLTTVQLFDLVEAIDQFLADTRTLPELSVPLVPVSKRDIQTSEPLAKRAIPAAIGVSSLAAAAIAFSFMPIPEVRRPEEPQPQTSSQTQNTPNAVAAGTPDPTSSTPPASEAGTPEPTSSTPPASDIQTTLASVPEITEPAKLEDLNSKLFDQLDKEWQQRNLAEELSYRVTVGGDGAIIGYKPVNDAATNAKETPLLNLLYLPPGGGQATPESYADFKVVFTPRGALQVSPWKGFNPPPAPTPTPTPTLSPSLSPAPSPTPTTSSSGSEITDPAQLESLQQQLYGQIHDNWKTKPSFERELTFKVGISSDGKIVEYEPLNQPASDYVNETPLGNLKQLTPGGSQQAHYRVVFTPQGVLQVSPWKGFR, encoded by the coding sequence ATGACCATTCAACGCCAGTATAGTTTACCAAATTGCACATTATTTCTCGAAGGACTCAGCGACGCACCGGCCCCTAACCCTACTGAGTTTCGGCCTTTGATGTCGATGCTGATCAACGCCGAATGCCGGTTTGCCGGTGTCTCACAAAGTCTTTCTGGAGGCCGAGAATTTTTTGAAGGTCTTGTTAAAGCTGTCTCAACCTATGCTCAACAATTCTTAAGCGGCGTTCCTCACCTAGACAAATCTAACAATTTACCGGCACCTGTAGAGTTACGGCCAAGTAGCGGAAATTTACACCGGCTCATTGTTCGACCCACCGATAAAGTCGGTAGCGGTTCTCCAATTGAACTTGATTTAACTACAGTACAGTTATTTGATTTAGTCGAAGCCATCGATCAATTCCTAGCCGACACCCGCACTTTACCAGAATTATCAGTGCCTCTGGTGCCGGTTTCCAAACGCGACATTCAAACCAGCGAACCCCTCGCCAAGCGAGCCATACCGGCAGCCATTGGTGTTTCCAGCTTAGCAGCAGCAGCTATCGCTTTTTCCTTCATGCCAATACCAGAAGTACGCCGGCCCGAAGAACCTCAGCCCCAAACCTCCAGCCAAACGCAAAATACCCCAAATGCTGTGGCTGCCGGTACTCCCGATCCCACTTCTTCTACACCACCGGCCTCAGAAGCCGGCACTCCAGAGCCAACTTCTTCTACACCACCGGCCTCAGATATCCAAACTACTCTGGCCAGTGTTCCCGAAATTACCGAGCCGGCTAAACTCGAAGACCTCAACAGCAAACTTTTTGACCAACTAGACAAAGAATGGCAGCAAAGAAATCTTGCTGAAGAATTAAGCTATCGCGTTACAGTCGGTGGAGATGGGGCAATTATTGGCTATAAGCCGGTTAACGACGCCGCCACCAATGCCAAAGAAACCCCCCTCTTAAACTTGCTTTATCTACCTCCGGGTGGCGGTCAAGCAACCCCCGAATCCTATGCCGATTTTAAGGTAGTATTTACGCCGCGTGGTGCGCTGCAAGTAAGCCCCTGGAAAGGTTTTAACCCCCCTCCCGCCCCCACTCCCACACCCACACCCACGCTTTCTCCAAGCCTCTCTCCCGCGCCATCTCCAACGCCGACCACTTCCTCCTCTGGCTCAGAAATTACCGATCCTGCTCAGCTTGAATCTTTGCAACAGCAACTTTACGGACAAATTCACGACAATTGGAAAACCAAACCTTCTTTTGAGCGGGAGTTAACTTTTAAAGTTGGCATTTCTTCGGACGGCAAAATTGTTGAGTATGAGCCTCTCAATCAACCGGCTTCTGATTATGTTAATGAAACGCCTTTAGGTAATTTAAAACAACTGACACCAGGCGGTTCACAACAGGCTCATTATCGGGTTGTTTTTACCCCCCAAGGTGTGCTGCAAGTTAGCCCCTGGAAAGGTTTTAGGTAA
- a CDS encoding adenine phosphoribosyltransferase: MDLKSVIRDIPDFPKPGILFRDITTLLGNPQALRYTIDILADKCADMGVDYIAGMESRGFIFGTPLAYKMGVGFVPVRKRGKLPAAVYGVDYALEYGTDRLEVHQDAWAPGSRVLIVDDLIATGGTAAATAQLVAQTGSHLVGFAFIVELVDLNGRQNLPADVPIISLVQY, from the coding sequence ATGGATCTGAAGTCTGTTATCCGCGATATCCCTGATTTTCCTAAACCGGGTATTTTATTTCGAGACATTACGACGCTGCTAGGCAACCCCCAGGCTTTGCGTTATACGATTGATATTTTGGCCGATAAGTGTGCGGATATGGGGGTGGATTATATTGCGGGGATGGAGTCGCGGGGCTTCATTTTTGGCACGCCTCTGGCTTATAAGATGGGTGTGGGTTTTGTGCCGGTTCGCAAGCGTGGTAAGTTGCCGGCGGCTGTTTACGGGGTTGATTATGCGCTTGAATATGGTACTGACCGGCTGGAAGTCCATCAAGATGCTTGGGCACCGGGTAGTCGAGTTTTGATTGTGGATGATTTGATTGCAACTGGGGGCACGGCGGCGGCTACGGCGCAGTTAGTGGCGCAAACCGGCTCTCATTTGGTTGGTTTTGCGTTTATCGTGGAGTTGGTAGATTTAAACGGACGCCAAAATTTGCCGGCTGATGTGCCGATTATTTCTTTGGTTCAATATTAA
- a CDS encoding M48 family metallopeptidase — translation MPIYTGISAEAFRHPLDREAEQALRSLPGFDMVARKFVEFVYERPQYVFLLGNSIQVGPRQYGSVYQIFRECVRDLDIYPEPSFFVSQNPIANAFALGQEQPSIVLNSGLLDLVDESELRSVIAHELGHLKCGHTTLIQMARWAMEVAFFIGDLTFGIGNILSRGMILGFYEWMRKAELSADRASLLVVDDLVPVMRTMMKMAGGSSKHTNELSLEEFLRQAERYQSLDSDNLNQVYKFLLYNNISQGVFLSHPFTVERVHYLQEWAKSEDYNQIRRGNYTRVGAQGSVNVRAEEPASNTGDDVDNLRRQVEELQREIERVRRERNDG, via the coding sequence ATGCCGATTTATACTGGAATTTCTGCTGAGGCGTTTCGTCATCCTTTAGATCGAGAAGCTGAACAAGCATTGCGGAGTTTGCCTGGGTTTGATATGGTCGCCCGAAAGTTTGTAGAGTTTGTTTATGAACGTCCGCAGTATGTGTTTTTGTTAGGCAATAGTATTCAAGTTGGCCCACGTCAATATGGTAGCGTTTATCAAATTTTTCGAGAGTGTGTACGGGATTTAGATATTTATCCAGAACCGTCTTTTTTTGTAAGTCAAAATCCGATTGCTAATGCGTTTGCTTTGGGCCAAGAACAGCCTTCTATTGTGTTAAATTCGGGGCTTTTAGATTTGGTGGATGAGAGTGAGTTGCGTTCAGTAATTGCCCATGAATTGGGGCATTTAAAATGTGGACATACGACTTTAATTCAGATGGCGCGATGGGCGATGGAAGTGGCATTTTTTATTGGCGATTTAACTTTTGGAATTGGTAATATTTTGAGCCGGGGAATGATTTTAGGTTTTTATGAATGGATGCGAAAGGCGGAGTTATCTGCGGATCGGGCGTCGTTGTTGGTGGTGGATGATTTGGTGCCGGTGATGCGAACGATGATGAAGATGGCGGGGGGAAGTTCTAAGCACACGAATGAGTTGAGTTTGGAGGAATTTTTACGTCAAGCGGAACGCTATCAATCTTTGGATTCTGATAATTTGAATCAGGTTTATAAGTTTTTGCTTTATAATAATATTTCTCAGGGCGTTTTTTTGAGTCATCCCTTTACGGTTGAGCGAGTTCACTATTTGCAAGAGTGGGCAAAATCAGAGGATTATAATCAAATTCGTCGGGGAAATTATACGCGGGTTGGGGCGCAAGGTTCGGTGAATGTAAGGGCAGAAGAACCGGCATCAAATACAGGTGATGATGTGGATAATTTGCGCCGGCAAGTTGAAGAGTTGCAGCGAGAAATTGAGAGAGTAAGAAGAGAAAGGAATGATGGTTAA
- a CDS encoding DNA cytosine methyltransferase, giving the protein MSQHPTIFSFFAGTGFLDLGFENSGYNIAFVNEYFPPFMEAYKYSRQNLNQPLPKYGYYQGSITDFLTGEPQQKLKKYIKNAKQNSDIIGFIGGPPCPDFSVGGKNKGREGDHGKLTGSYIALICQLEPDFFLFENVKGLWRTKIHRAFYDELKQELENTGYLLTERLINAIEYGAPQDRERIILIGFKKELLTSKGMETLQVGAFPWEKHILYPRQKVFTYSWPQTNTFEENSTLPFPKNIPEKLTVEYWFKKNDVLNHPNAQQYFQPRAGIKRFASVDEGDDSKKSYKRLHRWRYSPTACYGNNEVHLHPYKIRRLSVAEVLAIQSLPKDFVLPPHLSLTNLFKTVGNGVPYLASKKLAETILDFLALNK; this is encoded by the coding sequence ATGAGTCAACATCCCACAATCTTTTCTTTTTTTGCCGGCACCGGCTTTTTAGATTTAGGCTTTGAAAACAGCGGTTATAATATCGCCTTCGTCAACGAATATTTCCCCCCATTTATGGAAGCCTATAAATATTCAAGACAAAACCTAAACCAACCTCTACCAAAATACGGTTACTACCAAGGAAGCATCACCGATTTTCTCACAGGAGAACCCCAGCAAAAACTCAAAAAATACATCAAGAATGCTAAACAAAATAGCGACATAATCGGCTTTATTGGCGGCCCTCCTTGCCCCGATTTTTCAGTTGGTGGAAAAAACAAAGGCAGAGAAGGCGATCACGGAAAACTTACCGGTTCCTATATTGCCTTAATTTGTCAATTAGAACCCGATTTTTTCTTATTTGAAAACGTCAAAGGGTTGTGGCGTACAAAAATTCATCGCGCCTTTTATGACGAACTCAAACAGGAATTAGAAAACACCGGCTACCTCTTAACAGAAAGACTCATCAACGCCATCGAATACGGCGCACCCCAAGACAGAGAACGCATCATTTTAATCGGCTTCAAAAAAGAATTATTAACCAGCAAAGGCATGGAAACCTTACAGGTCGGAGCATTTCCTTGGGAAAAACACATCCTCTACCCCAGACAAAAAGTTTTCACTTATTCTTGGCCCCAAACTAACACTTTTGAAGAAAATTCAACCCTACCTTTTCCTAAAAATATCCCCGAAAAATTAACCGTTGAATACTGGTTTAAAAAAAATGATGTTTTAAACCATCCCAACGCTCAGCAATACTTCCAACCAAGAGCAGGAATTAAACGTTTTGCCTCCGTTGATGAAGGCGACGACTCCAAAAAATCCTACAAACGCCTTCACCGTTGGCGCTATTCTCCCACCGCGTGTTATGGAAATAACGAAGTACACCTACATCCTTACAAAATTCGCCGGCTTTCGGTTGCAGAAGTTTTAGCCATTCAATCTTTGCCCAAAGACTTTGTTTTACCTCCCCATTTATCCCTCACTAACCTATTCAAAACTGTAGGCAATGGTGTACCCTATTTAGCATCAAAGAAACTGGCTGAAACCATCCTTGACTTTTTGGCGCTAAACAAATGA
- a CDS encoding WD40 repeat domain-containing protein, whose protein sequence is MWNTPHRVEIAEYTALACTIIGLIAAAISGQAKWALFPLTISVALNLITRYRVNQANWRRTSAAIARIQQQLSEELVTKQTPTEVKPSETETPADNTLIYQNLKSLQEQCTTLQESVSSVIHYLNTSAVIERVDRLERNLNQFSERLAGLANSLETLQQRRREETKNSPQLPSPQVSVQPHSTTPATTAKPVLLPRIATSTLTPQKWQCKTTHNAHTDWISALAISPDGQHLVSGSFDKTLKIWDLHTGLLLHTLTAHLRGIFSVAITPDSQMFASASWDQTIKFWNITSGEMLDSIVAHSGSVRAIAISPDGKMLASGSFDETIKIWQTGTGILQHRLTDYSGPVYALKFSPDGQILASGGGDGLIHLWSLPEASQIASLSGNLDFVWSLTISPDGELLASGNGDGTVKIWQLPNRELLGTIAEHTGPVYCITFTPDGNTLITGSADGTVKMWDMITGECVCTLSEDNQPVISLAISPSGQLLSTGSANGTLKIWQRE, encoded by the coding sequence ATGTGGAACACTCCTCACCGCGTCGAGATAGCAGAATATACAGCCCTCGCTTGCACCATCATAGGTTTAATCGCAGCAGCAATATCCGGGCAAGCAAAATGGGCTCTTTTTCCCCTCACCATATCCGTCGCCCTCAACCTGATCACCCGTTACCGCGTAAACCAAGCTAACTGGCGGCGAACCTCAGCCGCCATAGCCCGCATCCAGCAACAACTTTCCGAGGAACTGGTAACTAAGCAAACCCCAACCGAAGTTAAACCCAGCGAAACAGAAACCCCAGCAGACAACACCCTGATTTATCAAAACCTCAAAAGCCTGCAAGAACAATGCACAACCTTGCAAGAATCAGTGAGTAGCGTTATTCATTACCTCAACACCTCCGCCGTCATCGAGCGAGTAGACCGCCTCGAACGCAACCTTAACCAATTCTCAGAACGCCTTGCCGGTTTAGCAAACAGCCTCGAAACCTTGCAACAAAGACGGAGAGAAGAAACCAAAAACAGCCCCCAACTCCCCAGCCCTCAAGTCAGCGTTCAACCGCACTCTACAACCCCCGCCACTACCGCCAAACCCGTACTCCTGCCAAGAATCGCTACCTCAACCCTCACCCCCCAAAAATGGCAGTGCAAAACCACCCACAACGCCCACACCGACTGGATAAGCGCCCTTGCCATCAGCCCCGATGGCCAGCATCTAGTATCCGGCAGCTTTGACAAAACCCTCAAAATTTGGGATCTCCACACCGGCCTACTTTTGCACACCCTCACAGCACACCTGCGAGGCATCTTTTCAGTCGCCATCACCCCAGACAGCCAAATGTTCGCCAGCGCCAGTTGGGATCAAACAATCAAATTTTGGAACATCACCAGCGGCGAAATGCTTGACAGCATCGTTGCCCACAGCGGTTCAGTTCGAGCCATCGCCATCAGTCCCGACGGCAAAATGCTTGCCTCTGGCAGCTTTGACGAAACCATCAAAATTTGGCAAACCGGCACCGGCATCCTGCAACACCGCCTCACCGACTATAGCGGCCCCGTTTACGCCCTCAAATTCAGCCCGGATGGCCAAATTCTCGCCTCCGGGGGAGGAGACGGACTCATTCACCTCTGGAGCCTTCCTGAAGCCAGCCAAATTGCCAGCCTCAGCGGTAACTTAGACTTCGTGTGGTCACTTACCATCAGTCCCGACGGCGAACTTCTAGCCTCCGGCAACGGCGACGGCACCGTAAAAATTTGGCAACTTCCCAACCGCGAACTACTCGGCACCATCGCCGAACACACCGGCCCCGTCTATTGCATCACCTTCACCCCCGACGGCAACACCCTGATCACCGGTAGCGCCGACGGCACCGTTAAAATGTGGGATATGATCACCGGCGAATGTGTCTGCACCCTCTCAGAAGACAACCAACCCGTCATCTCCCTCGCCATCAGCCCCTCCGGCCAACTGCTCTCCACCGGCAGCGCCAACGGCACCCTCAAAATTTGGCAACGCGAGTGA